One window from the genome of Grus americana isolate bGruAme1 chromosome 2, bGruAme1.mat, whole genome shotgun sequence encodes:
- the LOC129202519 gene encoding transmembrane protein 14C-like isoform X2, which translates to MEPWLQETTAGLASSVSAEPQAPGLARASIPPRVSPAGGVTRSSAEQPEKGSLGRCVAPSPPLPQSAPPRVAVELGRRVGERCPRTLPVFSMAVDWLGFGYAALVASGGLIGYAKAGSVPSLAAGLFFGSLAGLGAYQLSQNPNNVWISLITSGTLTAIMGTRFYNSGKFMPAGLIAGVSLLMVGRLALKMMEKPHDK; encoded by the exons ATGGAGCCATGGCTGCAAGAGACAACAGCCGGCCTGGCCAGCAGCGTCTCAGCTGAGCCCCAG GCACCCGGGCTTGCTCGGGCATCGATACCCCCCCGGGTATCTCCTGCCGGGGGAGTTACCCGCAGCTCTGCAG aaCAGCCGGAAAAGGGAAGTTTGGGGCGGTGCGTTGCTCCCTCACCTCCCCTTCCGCAGTCTGCTCCGCCCCGGGTTGCTGTGGAGCTGGGCCGCCGGGTAGGTGAACGTTGCCCGCGTACCCTCCCAG ttttcagtaTGGCCGTGGACTGGCTGGGCTTTGGCTACGCCGCCCTGGTGGCATCAGGAGGGCTCATTGGCTATGCAAAAGCAG GTAGTGTCCCGTCGCTAGCTGCTGGCCTTTTCTTTGGGAGTTTGGCTGGACTGGGTGCCTATCAGCTCTCACAGAATCCAAATAATGTTTGGATTTCTCTGA TTACATCTGGAACACTGACTGCCATCATGGGAACAAGATTTTACAACTCTGGAAAATTCATGCCTGCAGGGCTAATTGCTGGTGTCAG TTTGCTAATGGTTGGAAGATTAGCACTGAAGATGATGGAAAAGCCCCATGATAAATAA
- the LOC129202519 gene encoding transmembrane protein 14C-like isoform X4: MEPWLQETTAGLASSVSAEPQAPGLARASIPPRVSPAGGVTRSSAAGKGKFGAVRCSLTSPSAVCSAPGCCGAGPPVFSMAVDWLGFGYAALVASGGLIGYAKAGSVPSLAAGLFFGSLAGLGAYQLSQNPNNVWISLITSGTLTAIMGTRFYNSGKFMPAGLIAGVSLLMVGRLALKMMEKPHDK; the protein is encoded by the exons ATGGAGCCATGGCTGCAAGAGACAACAGCCGGCCTGGCCAGCAGCGTCTCAGCTGAGCCCCAG GCACCCGGGCTTGCTCGGGCATCGATACCCCCCCGGGTATCTCCTGCCGGGGGAGTTACCCGCAGCTCTGCAG CCGGAAAAGGGAAGTTTGGGGCGGTGCGTTGCTCCCTCACCTCCCCTTCCGCAGTCTGCTCCGCCCCGGGTTGCTGTGGAGCTGGGCCGCCGG ttttcagtaTGGCCGTGGACTGGCTGGGCTTTGGCTACGCCGCCCTGGTGGCATCAGGAGGGCTCATTGGCTATGCAAAAGCAG GTAGTGTCCCGTCGCTAGCTGCTGGCCTTTTCTTTGGGAGTTTGGCTGGACTGGGTGCCTATCAGCTCTCACAGAATCCAAATAATGTTTGGATTTCTCTGA TTACATCTGGAACACTGACTGCCATCATGGGAACAAGATTTTACAACTCTGGAAAATTCATGCCTGCAGGGCTAATTGCTGGTGTCAG TTTGCTAATGGTTGGAAGATTAGCACTGAAGATGATGGAAAAGCCCCATGATAAATAA
- the LOC129202519 gene encoding transmembrane protein 14C-like isoform X5 — MEPWLQETTAGLASSVSAEPQPEKGSLGRCVAPSPPLPQSAPPRVAVELGRRVGERCPRTLPVFSMAVDWLGFGYAALVASGGLIGYAKAGSVPSLAAGLFFGSLAGLGAYQLSQNPNNVWISLITSGTLTAIMGTRFYNSGKFMPAGLIAGVSLLMVGRLALKMMEKPHDK, encoded by the exons ATGGAGCCATGGCTGCAAGAGACAACAGCCGGCCTGGCCAGCAGCGTCTCAGCTGAGCCCCAG CCGGAAAAGGGAAGTTTGGGGCGGTGCGTTGCTCCCTCACCTCCCCTTCCGCAGTCTGCTCCGCCCCGGGTTGCTGTGGAGCTGGGCCGCCGGGTAGGTGAACGTTGCCCGCGTACCCTCCCAG ttttcagtaTGGCCGTGGACTGGCTGGGCTTTGGCTACGCCGCCCTGGTGGCATCAGGAGGGCTCATTGGCTATGCAAAAGCAG GTAGTGTCCCGTCGCTAGCTGCTGGCCTTTTCTTTGGGAGTTTGGCTGGACTGGGTGCCTATCAGCTCTCACAGAATCCAAATAATGTTTGGATTTCTCTGA TTACATCTGGAACACTGACTGCCATCATGGGAACAAGATTTTACAACTCTGGAAAATTCATGCCTGCAGGGCTAATTGCTGGTGTCAG TTTGCTAATGGTTGGAAGATTAGCACTGAAGATGATGGAAAAGCCCCATGATAAATAA
- the LOC129202519 gene encoding uncharacterized protein LOC129202519 isoform X1 produces the protein MPQKNQPQFVSSTPYLHFWYRTRLDWVHTNAVIRELCPSLNKHTKTPSALKSLICRHPGLLGHRYPPGYLLPGELPAALQPEKGSLGRCVAPSPPLPQSAPPRVAVELGRRVGERCPRTLPVFSMAVDWLGFGYAALVASGGLIGYAKAGSVPSLAAGLFFGSLAGLGAYQLSQNPNNVWISLITSGTLTAIMGTRFYNSGKFMPAGLIAGVSLLMVGRLALKMMEKPHDK, from the exons ATGCCACAGAAAAACCAACCCCAATTTGTCAGCTCTACCCCATACCTCCACTTCTGGTACAGGACTAGGCTGGACTGGGTACACACGAATGCAGTTATAAGGGAGCTTTGCCCCTCACTGAACAAGCACACGAAAACCCCGTCTGCACTAAAGTCTCTCATTTGCAGGCACCCGGGCTTGCTCGGGCATCGATACCCCCCCGGGTATCTCCTGCCGGGGGAGTTACCCGCAGCTCTGCAG CCGGAAAAGGGAAGTTTGGGGCGGTGCGTTGCTCCCTCACCTCCCCTTCCGCAGTCTGCTCCGCCCCGGGTTGCTGTGGAGCTGGGCCGCCGGGTAGGTGAACGTTGCCCGCGTACCCTCCCAG ttttcagtaTGGCCGTGGACTGGCTGGGCTTTGGCTACGCCGCCCTGGTGGCATCAGGAGGGCTCATTGGCTATGCAAAAGCAG GTAGTGTCCCGTCGCTAGCTGCTGGCCTTTTCTTTGGGAGTTTGGCTGGACTGGGTGCCTATCAGCTCTCACAGAATCCAAATAATGTTTGGATTTCTCTGA TTACATCTGGAACACTGACTGCCATCATGGGAACAAGATTTTACAACTCTGGAAAATTCATGCCTGCAGGGCTAATTGCTGGTGTCAG TTTGCTAATGGTTGGAAGATTAGCACTGAAGATGATGGAAAAGCCCCATGATAAATAA
- the LOC129202519 gene encoding uncharacterized protein LOC129202519 isoform X3 yields the protein MPQKNQPQFVSSTPYLHFWYRTRLDWVHTNAVIRELCPSLNKHTKTPSALKSLICRHPGLLGHRYPPGYLLPGELPAALQPEKGSLGRCVAPSPPLPQSAPPRVAVELGRRVGERCPRTLPVFSMAVDWLGFGYAALVASGGLIGYAKAGSVPSLAAGLFFGSLAGLGAYQLSQNPNNVWISLILNCSVSLTRVHLC from the exons ATGCCACAGAAAAACCAACCCCAATTTGTCAGCTCTACCCCATACCTCCACTTCTGGTACAGGACTAGGCTGGACTGGGTACACACGAATGCAGTTATAAGGGAGCTTTGCCCCTCACTGAACAAGCACACGAAAACCCCGTCTGCACTAAAGTCTCTCATTTGCAGGCACCCGGGCTTGCTCGGGCATCGATACCCCCCCGGGTATCTCCTGCCGGGGGAGTTACCCGCAGCTCTGCAG CCGGAAAAGGGAAGTTTGGGGCGGTGCGTTGCTCCCTCACCTCCCCTTCCGCAGTCTGCTCCGCCCCGGGTTGCTGTGGAGCTGGGCCGCCGGGTAGGTGAACGTTGCCCGCGTACCCTCCCAG ttttcagtaTGGCCGTGGACTGGCTGGGCTTTGGCTACGCCGCCCTGGTGGCATCAGGAGGGCTCATTGGCTATGCAAAAGCAG GTAGTGTCCCGTCGCTAGCTGCTGGCCTTTTCTTTGGGAGTTTGGCTGGACTGGGTGCCTATCAGCTCTCACAGAATCCAAATAATGTTTGGATTTCTCTGA TTTTGAATTGTAGTGTCTCTCTCACACGCGTGCATCTCTGCTGA